A window from Thermomonas aquatica encodes these proteins:
- the hisF gene encoding imidazole glycerol phosphate synthase subunit HisF produces MLSRRIIPCLDVRDGRVVKGVRFRDHVDMGAIEDLALRYRDEGADELVFYDIGASPEGRGVDVSWVKRVSDLLDIPFCVAGGIDSVERARAVLHAGADKVSVNTPALQRPELIGELAEAFGTQCVVVGIDSLRDADGQWRVRSHTGDPDRMQALPRRTLDWVVEAQRRGAGEIVLNCMGSDGVRDGYDIEQLRAVRAVCEVPLVASGGAGAPQHFVDAFRDADVDAVLAASVFHSGAVAIPALKSVLHDNGIEVRRG; encoded by the coding sequence ATGCTGAGCCGCCGCATCATTCCCTGCCTGGACGTGCGCGACGGTCGTGTGGTCAAGGGCGTGCGCTTCCGCGACCACGTCGACATGGGCGCGATCGAGGATCTCGCCTTGCGTTATCGCGACGAAGGTGCCGACGAGCTGGTGTTCTACGACATCGGCGCCAGCCCGGAAGGGCGTGGCGTGGATGTGTCGTGGGTGAAGCGCGTGTCGGACCTGCTGGACATCCCGTTCTGCGTGGCCGGCGGCATCGACAGCGTGGAACGCGCGCGCGCGGTGCTGCATGCCGGCGCGGACAAGGTCTCGGTCAATACGCCAGCCTTGCAGCGGCCGGAACTGATCGGCGAGCTGGCCGAAGCCTTCGGCACGCAATGCGTGGTGGTCGGCATCGATTCCCTGCGCGATGCCGATGGCCAATGGCGGGTGCGCAGCCACACGGGCGATCCGGACAGGATGCAGGCGCTGCCGCGACGCACGCTGGACTGGGTCGTCGAAGCACAGCGGCGCGGCGCCGGCGAGATCGTGCTCAACTGCATGGGCAGCGACGGGGTGCGCGACGGCTACGACATCGAGCAGCTGCGTGCGGTGCGCGCGGTCTGCGAGGTGCCGCTGGTGGCATCGGGCGGCGCCGGGGCGCCGCAGCATTTCGTCGACGCCTTCCGCGATGCCGACGTGGACGCCGTGCTGGCCGCCAGCGTGTTCCATTCCGGCGCGGTGGCGATCCCCGCGCTCAAATCCGTGCTCCACGACAATGGCATCGAGGTGCGCCGTGGTTGA
- a CDS encoding HisA/HisF-related TIM barrel protein, protein MSFTVYPAIDVRDGRVVRLAQGDYARETRYALDPFAQAMAYADAGARWLHLVDLDAARDGGYTLLPLLRAIAEDGRLQVQTGGGVRSAADAQRILEAGAARIVVGSLAVKEPQQVAGWLARFGAERIAVALDTRCDADGSWRLPVHGWTQGSGIELDLLLAHYARNGARHLLCTDIARDGMLNGPNVDLYRRITAAWPAFAVQASGGVHEATDVDASRIAGCAGIVLGRALLEARFALADVLPQAAPC, encoded by the coding sequence ATGAGCTTCACCGTCTATCCCGCCATCGACGTCCGCGACGGCCGCGTGGTGCGCCTCGCGCAGGGCGATTACGCGCGCGAGACGCGCTATGCCCTTGATCCGTTCGCGCAGGCGATGGCCTATGCCGATGCCGGCGCGCGCTGGCTGCACCTGGTCGACCTCGATGCGGCGCGCGATGGCGGCTACACCTTGCTGCCGCTGCTGCGTGCGATCGCCGAAGACGGCCGCCTGCAGGTGCAGACCGGCGGCGGCGTGCGCAGTGCGGCGGATGCGCAGCGCATCCTCGAGGCCGGCGCCGCGCGGATCGTGGTCGGCTCGCTGGCGGTGAAGGAACCGCAGCAGGTCGCCGGCTGGCTGGCGCGTTTCGGCGCAGAACGCATTGCGGTCGCGCTGGACACGCGCTGCGATGCCGACGGCAGCTGGCGCTTGCCGGTGCATGGCTGGACCCAGGGCAGCGGCATCGAACTCGATCTGCTGCTGGCGCATTACGCGCGCAACGGCGCACGCCACCTGCTGTGCACCGACATCGCCCGTGACGGCATGTTGAACGGACCGAATGTCGATCTTTATCGGCGCATCACCGCCGCATGGCCGGCCTTCGCCGTGCAGGCCTCGGGCGGCGTGCATGAAGCCACCGACGTCGATGCCTCGCGCATAGCTGGTTGTGCCGGCATCGTGCTGGGCCGCGCCCTGCTGGAAGCACGCTTCGCCCTGGCCGACGTGTTGCCGCAGGCCGCGCCATGCTGA
- the hisH gene encoding imidazole glycerol phosphate synthase subunit HisH: MNDVVIIDAGGANLGSVRAAFARLGVEPEVSRDPARIAAAQRLVLPGVGAAAPVMANLRKGGLDRALAASSVPLLGICIGMQVLFERSEEGNVAGLGLLRGEVRRLPAAADVRLPHMGWNRLYKRGASPLLDGIDDGAQAYFVHSYGVAGSEDAILETSHGATFAAAVARGRIAGAQFHPERSGAVGARFLRNFLDWTPQ; encoded by the coding sequence GTGAACGACGTGGTGATCATCGATGCCGGCGGCGCCAATCTCGGTTCGGTGCGCGCGGCGTTTGCGCGGCTCGGCGTCGAGCCCGAGGTCAGTCGCGATCCGGCACGCATCGCCGCCGCGCAACGCCTGGTGCTCCCCGGTGTCGGTGCGGCGGCGCCGGTGATGGCGAACCTGCGCAAGGGCGGCCTCGACCGCGCGCTGGCGGCATCGAGTGTGCCCCTGCTCGGCATCTGCATCGGCATGCAGGTGCTGTTCGAGCGCAGCGAAGAAGGTAATGTCGCCGGCCTTGGCCTGCTGCGCGGCGAGGTGCGCAGGTTGCCCGCAGCCGCGGACGTGCGCCTGCCGCACATGGGCTGGAACCGCCTGTACAAGCGCGGTGCGTCGCCGCTGCTGGACGGCATCGACGACGGCGCGCAGGCCTATTTCGTGCACAGCTACGGCGTGGCCGGTAGCGAGGACGCCATCCTCGAGACCAGCCATGGCGCGACCTTCGCCGCCGCGGTCGCGCGCGGCCGCATCGCCGGCGCGCAGTTCCATCCGGAACGTTCCGGCGCGGTCGGTGCGCGCTTCCTGCGCAATTTCCTCGACTGGACCCCGCAATGA
- the hisB gene encoding bifunctional histidinol-phosphatase/imidazoleglycerol-phosphate dehydratase HisB — MSAPTPILFVDRDGTLIAEPDDFQIDTYDKLRFVEGVIPALLRLRDAGWQFVMVTNQDGLGTAAFPQAAFDGPHALMLQVFESQGICFREVLIDTSFPQDKSPTRKPNTGLVTHLLKDRGIDWTRSAMVGDRETDLQFADNLGIRGFKLRSPQFGDGVSWADIAHALVDAPRTATVRRKTNETDIEVEVDLDAATKPDIATGLGFFDHMLEQLGTHGGFGLRLRCAGDLHIDEHHTVEDCALALGQALREALGNKRGIARYGFVLPMDEAQASATLDLSGRPYFQFDGSFAREQVGDLPTELVPHFFHSLCQSAGITLHLAVRGDNAHHQVEACFKAVARALRIALRREGDALPSSKGVL; from the coding sequence ATGAGCGCGCCGACGCCGATCCTGTTCGTCGACCGCGATGGCACCCTGATCGCCGAACCCGACGATTTCCAGATCGACACCTACGACAAGCTGCGCTTCGTCGAGGGCGTGATCCCGGCCCTGCTGCGCCTGCGCGATGCCGGTTGGCAGTTCGTGATGGTCACCAACCAGGACGGGCTGGGCACCGCGGCCTTCCCGCAAGCGGCATTCGACGGCCCGCACGCGCTGATGCTGCAGGTGTTCGAGAGTCAGGGGATTTGCTTCCGCGAGGTACTGATCGATACCAGTTTCCCGCAGGACAAATCGCCGACGCGCAAGCCCAACACCGGCCTGGTGACGCACCTGCTCAAGGACCGCGGCATCGACTGGACGCGCAGCGCGATGGTCGGCGATCGCGAGACCGATCTCCAGTTCGCCGACAACCTCGGCATCCGCGGCTTCAAGCTGCGCAGCCCGCAATTCGGCGATGGCGTGTCCTGGGCCGACATCGCGCATGCGCTGGTGGATGCGCCGCGCACCGCCACCGTGCGGCGCAAGACCAATGAAACCGACATCGAGGTCGAAGTGGATCTCGATGCGGCGACGAAGCCGGACATCGCCACCGGCCTGGGCTTCTTCGACCACATGCTGGAGCAGCTCGGCACCCATGGCGGTTTCGGCCTGCGCCTGCGCTGCGCCGGCGACCTGCATATCGACGAGCACCACACGGTCGAGGACTGCGCGTTGGCGCTGGGGCAGGCGCTGCGCGAGGCGCTGGGCAACAAACGCGGCATCGCCCGCTACGGCTTCGTGCTGCCGATGGACGAGGCGCAGGCGAGCGCCACGCTGGATCTGTCCGGGCGTCCGTATTTCCAGTTCGACGGCAGTTTCGCCCGCGAACAGGTCGGCGACCTGCCGACCGAGCTGGTGCCGCACTTCTTCCACTCGCTGTGCCAATCCGCCGGGATCACCCTGCATCTGGCCGTGCGCGGCGACAACGCCCACCATCAGGTCGAGGCCTGCTTCAAGGCAGTGGCGCGTGCGTTGCGGATCGCGCTGCGGCGCGAGGGCGATGCCTTGCCCAGCAGCAAGGGCGTGCTGTGA
- the hisC gene encoding histidinol-phosphate transaminase: MNGMSSTAATLLREDLRDFAGYKSARSGVALSGDAWLNANESPSVSPADAAGALRRYPDPQPQALRNALASLYGVDAAQLLATRGSDEGIDLLLRAFCAPGQGAIVIAPPVFGMYAVCARLHGARVVDVPAQDVDGSWRSDLAAMADAALREGANLVFVCNPGNPTGEAVAEGEIERLAQRLRGKALVVVDAAYAEFADTDAAAALLAGNDNLVILRTLSKAHALAGARIGSVLASPELIGMLQRCQAPYPLAQPAVAAALAALAPAALAHARAAATQARAERERLRAGLLGAAGVRRVYPSQGNFLLARFIDAQAAFDALLDAGVVVRDMRATAGLGDALRISIGTPAQNDRVLAVLADARQAA; encoded by the coding sequence ATGAACGGCATGTCGAGTACGGCGGCGACACTGCTGCGCGAGGACCTGCGCGACTTCGCCGGCTACAAGTCCGCGCGCAGCGGCGTCGCGCTGAGTGGCGATGCCTGGTTGAACGCCAATGAATCGCCGTCGGTGTCGCCCGCCGATGCCGCAGGCGCGTTGCGGCGCTACCCCGATCCACAGCCGCAGGCACTGCGCAATGCATTGGCGTCGCTGTACGGCGTCGATGCCGCGCAGCTGTTGGCCACCCGTGGCAGCGACGAAGGTATCGACCTGCTGCTGCGCGCGTTCTGTGCGCCGGGGCAGGGCGCCATCGTCATCGCGCCGCCGGTGTTCGGCATGTACGCGGTCTGCGCCAGGCTGCACGGTGCGCGCGTGGTCGACGTGCCGGCGCAGGACGTGGACGGCAGTTGGCGCAGCGATCTCGCCGCCATGGCCGATGCGGCCCTGCGCGAGGGCGCGAACCTCGTCTTCGTCTGCAATCCGGGCAATCCCACCGGCGAAGCCGTCGCGGAGGGCGAGATCGAACGCCTCGCGCAACGCCTGCGCGGCAAGGCGCTGGTCGTGGTCGATGCCGCCTACGCCGAATTCGCCGATACCGACGCTGCCGCCGCGCTGCTGGCCGGCAACGACAACCTCGTCATCCTGCGCACGTTGTCCAAGGCACACGCGCTGGCTGGCGCGCGGATCGGCAGCGTGCTCGCGTCGCCGGAATTGATCGGCATGCTGCAGCGCTGCCAGGCGCCGTATCCCTTGGCGCAGCCGGCGGTCGCGGCGGCGCTGGCTGCGCTCGCACCGGCGGCGCTGGCGCATGCGCGTGCCGCCGCCACGCAGGCGCGTGCCGAACGCGAACGCCTACGTGCGGGCCTGCTTGGCGCGGCTGGCGTGCGCCGCGTGTATCCATCGCAGGGCAATTTCCTGCTGGCGCGCTTCATCGACGCGCAGGCGGCATTCGATGCACTGCTCGATGCCGGCGTGGTCGTGCGCGACATGCGTGCAACTGCAGGACTGGGCGATGCCCTGCGCATCAGCATCGGCACCCCGGCGCAGAACGATCGCGTGCTGGCGGTGCTGGCGGACGCGAGGCAGGCGGCATGA
- the hisD gene encoding histidinol dehydrogenase — translation MRRVEWNVLDATTQAQLLTRPTRSLAAGVRGRVEEVMADVAARGDVALRVLTEHYDGVRLEQFEVSADERRAAFDAVGPGLRAAIDEAASRIEAFHRAGMPQAYALDTAPGVRCERVLRPISPVGLYVPAGSAPLPSTALMLAIPAQLAGCDEIVLCTPPRRDGSADPAVLVAAQYAPNARIFKLGGAQAIAAMSLGTDSVPRCEKLFGPGNAYVDEAKRQATERPDGPAIDMPAGPSEVLVIADAGANPVFVAADLLSQAEHGPDSQVILLSDDAALLDAVALEVERQLASLPRAEIARRALEHSRLIRVADIAEAIALSNDYAPEHLILSVREPRAWLAQVCNAGTVFMGDWTPESLGDYCSGSNHVLPTGGAARAWSGLSVSSFMKSLTVQTASRAGIGGIGPCAVTLAEAEGLHAHARAVQLRLAVPE, via the coding sequence ATGAGGCGGGTCGAGTGGAATGTGCTGGACGCGACGACGCAGGCACAGTTGCTGACGCGCCCCACGCGGTCGCTGGCCGCCGGCGTGCGCGGACGCGTCGAGGAAGTGATGGCCGATGTCGCCGCGCGCGGTGATGTCGCCTTGCGCGTGCTCACCGAACACTACGATGGCGTGCGTCTCGAACAATTCGAGGTGAGTGCGGACGAACGCCGCGCCGCGTTCGACGCCGTTGGCCCCGGACTGCGCGCCGCCATCGACGAAGCCGCCTCGCGGATCGAGGCCTTCCACCGCGCCGGCATGCCGCAGGCCTACGCGCTGGACACTGCGCCCGGCGTGCGCTGCGAACGCGTGCTGCGGCCGATCAGCCCGGTTGGCCTGTACGTGCCCGCCGGCAGCGCGCCGCTGCCATCGACCGCGCTGATGCTGGCGATTCCCGCGCAATTGGCCGGCTGCGACGAGATCGTGCTGTGCACGCCGCCGCGCCGCGACGGCAGCGCCGATCCGGCGGTGCTGGTGGCCGCGCAGTACGCGCCGAATGCGCGCATCTTCAAGCTGGGCGGCGCGCAGGCGATCGCCGCGATGAGCCTCGGCACCGACAGCGTGCCGCGCTGCGAAAAACTGTTCGGCCCCGGCAATGCCTATGTCGACGAGGCCAAGCGGCAGGCCACGGAACGCCCCGACGGCCCCGCCATCGACATGCCTGCTGGCCCGTCCGAGGTGCTGGTGATCGCCGATGCCGGCGCGAACCCGGTGTTCGTCGCCGCCGACCTGTTGTCGCAGGCCGAACACGGCCCGGATTCGCAGGTGATCCTGCTCAGCGACGACGCTGCGCTGCTGGATGCGGTGGCGCTGGAAGTCGAGCGCCAGCTTGCCAGCTTGCCACGCGCCGAGATCGCCCGCCGCGCGCTGGAACACTCGCGCCTGATCCGCGTGGCCGATATCGCCGAAGCCATCGCCCTGAGCAACGACTATGCGCCGGAGCACCTGATCCTGAGCGTGCGCGAACCGCGCGCATGGCTCGCGCAGGTGTGCAACGCCGGCACCGTGTTCATGGGCGACTGGACCCCGGAATCGCTCGGCGACTACTGCTCAGGCAGCAACCACGTGCTGCCCACCGGCGGCGCGGCCCGCGCCTGGAGCGGGCTGTCGGTGTCCAGCTTCATGAAATCGCTGACCGTGCAGACCGCCAGCCGCGCGGGGATCGGCGGGATCGGCCCGTGCGCGGTCACCTTGGCCGAGGCCGAAGGCCTGCACGCGCATGCGCGCGCGGTGCAGCTGCGCTTGGCGGTGCCCGAATGA
- the hisG gene encoding ATP phosphoribosyltransferase, whose product MSPKPAPTGRDRLRIAIQKNGRLSEPARALLGSCGLSWRESPDKLFCYGDNAPVDLLLVRDDDIPGLIDSGLCDLGIVGRNVLVEQSSERDESGTPANFRELRALGFGGCRLSLAVPNDWDWQGAAQLQGKRIATSYPALTRAWLREQGVAADVVVLNGSVEIAPRLGQADVVCDLVSSGATLVANQLKPVCDLLQSEAVLAGPVAELDPQLAETAQMLLRRIDGVLRIRDSKLLMFQAPRDAVADVLRLLPDAEPPTSYSVDGGELLAMQALCHGVVTWQRLEELKRAGARGLMVLPVERMLA is encoded by the coding sequence ATGAGTCCCAAACCCGCGCCGACCGGGCGCGACCGCCTCCGCATCGCCATCCAGAAGAACGGCCGCCTGAGCGAGCCGGCCCGCGCGCTGCTGGGCAGTTGCGGCCTGTCCTGGCGCGAGAGCCCGGACAAGCTGTTCTGCTACGGCGACAATGCGCCGGTGGACCTGTTGCTGGTGCGCGACGACGATATCCCCGGCCTGATCGACAGCGGCCTGTGCGACCTCGGCATCGTCGGCCGCAACGTGCTGGTCGAACAATCCAGCGAACGCGACGAATCCGGCACCCCGGCGAATTTCCGCGAACTGCGCGCGCTCGGCTTCGGCGGTTGCCGGCTGTCTCTGGCGGTGCCGAACGACTGGGACTGGCAGGGTGCCGCGCAATTGCAGGGCAAGCGCATCGCCACCTCGTATCCCGCGCTGACCCGTGCGTGGTTGCGCGAACAAGGCGTGGCTGCGGACGTGGTGGTGTTGAACGGTTCGGTCGAGATCGCGCCCCGCCTGGGCCAGGCCGACGTGGTCTGCGACCTCGTTTCCAGCGGCGCCACCCTCGTCGCCAACCAGCTCAAGCCGGTCTGCGACCTGCTGCAGAGCGAGGCGGTGCTGGCCGGCCCGGTGGCGGAGCTCGACCCGCAGCTGGCCGAGACCGCGCAAATGCTGCTGCGCCGGATCGACGGCGTGCTGCGCATCCGCGACAGCAAGCTGCTGATGTTCCAGGCGCCGCGCGACGCCGTGGCCGACGTGCTGCGCCTGTTGCCCGATGCCGAGCCGCCCACCAGCTATTCGGTCGATGGCGGCGAGCTGCTGGCGATGCAGGCGCTGTGCCACGGCGTGGTCACCTGGCAACGCCTTGAGGAATTGAAGCGCGCCGGTGCGCGCGGGTTGATGGTGCTGCCGGTCGAGAGGATGCTGGCATGA
- a CDS encoding YerC/YecD family TrpR-related protein, which produces MKSRPINPPKRESDADFRALSRALAALDDPKQVAAFLRDLCTPAELEAMCDRWKVVPLLRAGEPYRGIHDRTGVSVTTIGRVARTLEQGAGGYDAAIEAQNAVAFTN; this is translated from the coding sequence ATGAAAAGCCGGCCGATCAACCCGCCCAAGCGCGAATCCGACGCGGATTTCCGCGCGTTGTCGCGTGCATTGGCCGCGCTGGACGACCCGAAGCAGGTGGCCGCCTTCCTGCGCGACCTGTGCACGCCGGCCGAGCTGGAAGCCATGTGCGACCGCTGGAAGGTGGTGCCGTTGCTGCGCGCCGGCGAGCCCTACCGCGGCATCCACGACAGGACCGGGGTCAGCGTGACCACCATCGGCCGTGTCGCCCGCACCCTGGAGCAGGGCGCCGGCGGCTACGACGCCGCCATCGAAGCCCAGAACGCCGTCGCCTTCACGAACTGA